Proteins encoded together in one Rhizobacter sp. J219 window:
- a CDS encoding MOSC domain-containing protein has product MKTIRDLNAPPHVEGRVEAIVVRGASRAPARRIEATTALARIGLADDRLGQRGEAELSTRQVTLIQQEHLPVIAQLARVAEVDPVKLRRNLVVSGINLLALKNAKLQVGEAVLEIVGPCAPCSRMEEEIGPGAYAAMRGHGGMTARVLTGGAIRVGDGVRAVQATERAG; this is encoded by the coding sequence ATGAAAACCATCCGCGACCTCAACGCCCCGCCGCACGTCGAGGGCCGCGTCGAAGCCATCGTCGTGCGTGGCGCGTCGCGGGCGCCGGCACGCCGCATCGAGGCGACGACGGCGCTCGCCCGCATCGGCCTGGCCGACGATCGCCTCGGCCAGCGCGGCGAGGCCGAGCTGTCGACACGGCAGGTCACGCTGATCCAGCAGGAGCACCTGCCGGTGATCGCCCAGCTGGCCCGCGTGGCCGAGGTCGACCCGGTGAAGTTGCGCCGCAATCTCGTGGTCTCGGGCATCAACCTCCTGGCGCTGAAGAACGCGAAGCTGCAGGTGGGCGAGGCGGTGCTCGAGATCGTCGGCCCCTGCGCGCCCTGCTCGCGCATGGAAGAGGAGATCGGCCCCGGCGCCTACGCCGCGATGCGCGGGCATGGCGGCATGACGGCGCGTGTGCTCACGGGCGGGGCGATCCGCGTGGGCGATGGGGTGCGCGCCGTGCAGGCGACGGAGCGCGCCGGCTAG